The Psychrobacillus sp. FSL K6-2836 nucleotide sequence GAAAATTTTGTTGATATTATTTAATTTAAGCAAGGTTTTCACTCTCCTTACTTTTTAGTATAGTATCGGACTCGCGTAGCGCATGACGTTTAGCTTTTCTACTTTTTTCACGACGTTTTTCGAAATATTGAGGTAAAATTAGCGCTACAATTACAATAATTGCAGTAATTAGCTTCATATCTCCTGGATCCAAAAATTCTACTCGAAGTGCTAAAGCTAGTACGATACGATAAATAATGGCACCTATAATTACAGCAAGAGTCGTTCTTACAATTGTTTTCGTACCGAAAATCGCTTCTCCAATAATAACAGATGCAAGTCCGATTACAATCATCCCTATGCCCATTCCGATATCCGAAAACTTTGCATATTGTGCTATCAACGCTCCGGAAAACGCAACTAAAGCATTAGAAAGACCTAGCCCTAATATGATAAGCGTATCTGTATTTACAGAAAAGCTTCGAATCATTTTTTTGTTATCGCCAGTAGCACGAATCGCTAAACCAACTTCCGTTTTCAAGAACCTATCAAAAATAAACTTAATAATAACGATTAAAATAGCAACAATTATTACTGTTCCCCAAGTCTTAGGAACGTGTTGAATACCCATGGAAGTTAATAACCCATTTATCGTTTCATCAATACCTAAACTTCCCCACCATCCGAAGAATTGGCTAAATAGGGTTTCTTCATTCATCAAAGGGATATTCGGTCGTCCTACCGAGTTCTCAACAGTAAATCCCATTATCCGTAAGTTAATGGAATACAAAGCAATCATCATTAAAATACCAGAAAGCAAGGGATTAATCTTCCCTTTTGTGTGTAACAGACCGGTCATACAACCTGCAAGAAATCCTGCGAGTATAGCAACAAGAGTCGCAAGCGCAGGGTGATAGCCCAACACGATCATCATTGCTGCAGTACCCGCTCCAGTTACAAAGCTACCATCTACCGTTAGATCAGGAAAATCTAACACCCGGAATGTCAAATACAC carries:
- a CDS encoding ABC transporter permease, whose protein sequence is MFSAIFGSVEQGFIYAIMALGVYLTFRVLDFPDLTVDGSFVTGAGTAAMMIVLGYHPALATLVAILAGFLAGCMTGLLHTKGKINPLLSGILMMIALYSINLRIMGFTVENSVGRPNIPLMNEETLFSQFFGWWGSLGIDETINGLLTSMGIQHVPKTWGTVIIVAILIVIIKFIFDRFLKTEVGLAIRATGDNKKMIRSFSVNTDTLIILGLGLSNALVAFSGALIAQYAKFSDIGMGIGMIVIGLASVIIGEAIFGTKTIVRTTLAVIIGAIIYRIVLALALRVEFLDPGDMKLITAIIVIVALILPQYFEKRREKSRKAKRHALRESDTILKSKESENLA